The Mycolicibacterium boenickei genome has a segment encoding these proteins:
- a CDS encoding VOC family protein, translated as MAVDVLARRFLHVNLNCASLDTTERVYGEILGLNARMRTDPKVATDGTILGLDGETFCATSFLYDARGGRGGCALEAIEYFSPALGRDFNNDPVRPGIRAAQFGVADLDGVASALREAGLTVGEPVEGLLGDGTAVLAIDPDGVVIELTELPVGDDASKGGLFNGIRISAIDAAATGEFLTAIGFEEVDAPKTVPVTGAQLAPRGTGAMDCVVSSYALAEDGHQFTLVVVQHPATKPQKVPWGGNRQGLYRCALRVENVRDALASIPDSVERMGDPVWCPLPGTKIDGLHIAFLRSPDGVVFEFVERPLAHFGR; from the coding sequence GTGGCGGTCGACGTTCTGGCCCGCCGTTTCCTGCACGTCAACCTGAACTGTGCATCGTTGGACACCACCGAGCGGGTCTACGGCGAGATACTCGGTCTGAACGCGCGGATGCGTACCGATCCCAAGGTTGCCACCGACGGCACGATTCTCGGTCTGGACGGTGAAACCTTCTGTGCCACCTCGTTTCTCTATGACGCGCGAGGTGGGCGCGGCGGCTGCGCGTTGGAGGCCATCGAGTACTTCTCACCGGCGCTGGGTCGGGACTTCAACAACGATCCGGTCCGGCCCGGGATTCGTGCCGCGCAATTCGGTGTTGCGGACCTCGATGGCGTGGCCTCGGCGCTACGTGAAGCCGGGTTGACGGTGGGGGAGCCGGTTGAGGGCTTGCTCGGTGACGGTACGGCGGTGCTCGCGATCGATCCCGACGGCGTCGTGATCGAGTTGACCGAACTGCCTGTCGGCGACGATGCGTCGAAGGGTGGATTGTTCAACGGAATCAGGATCTCGGCGATCGACGCGGCAGCCACCGGCGAGTTCCTCACTGCGATCGGGTTTGAGGAGGTGGATGCGCCGAAGACGGTGCCGGTGACAGGTGCCCAACTGGCTCCTCGCGGAACCGGCGCGATGGACTGTGTGGTCTCCAGTTACGCGCTTGCCGAGGATGGTCATCAGTTCACTCTCGTCGTGGTGCAGCACCCCGCGACCAAGCCGCAGAAGGTACCGTGGGGCGGCAACCGCCAAGGGCTGTACCGCTGCGCGCTGCGGGTGGAGAACGTCCGCGATGCGCTGGCATCGATACCCGATTCGGTTGAGCGCATGGGTGATCCGGTGTGGTGCCCGCTGCCGGGAACGAAGATCGATGGGTTGCACATCGCGTTTCTTCGGTCGCCAGACGGCGTGGTGTTCGAGTTCGTCGAGCGACCGCTGGCCCACTTCGGCCGCTAG
- a CDS encoding SDR family NAD(P)-dependent oxidoreductase, with protein sequence MTTLEGQVVLVTGGGRGIGRAHCLELAARGAAVVVNDPGVSRDGTTGGDASGPAAEVVAEIEAAGGKAVAHTGSVSSWDDVDDMISTAVDSFGTLTGVVNNAGIVRDGMVATVSESDWDAVVAVHLKGTFAVTRHACEYWRAQSKAGNPIDAHIVNTVSGAGLWGNIGQSAYGAAKAAIANLTVVTAMEARRYGVAVNAISPLAVTRISADFFGSDQAADPALDPARSSAVVAWLQSRESSWLTGQILRVNGHQLSRIEGFTEASGSYAAKDGVSLEFSEIGQAVSWLYGTSPRGLAGPLPAR encoded by the coding sequence ATGACCACACTCGAGGGTCAGGTCGTCCTCGTCACCGGGGGCGGGCGCGGCATCGGACGGGCGCATTGCCTGGAGCTCGCCGCACGCGGTGCAGCCGTTGTGGTGAACGATCCGGGCGTGAGCCGCGACGGCACGACAGGCGGTGATGCGTCAGGTCCAGCGGCCGAAGTCGTCGCCGAGATCGAGGCGGCCGGCGGTAAGGCCGTGGCCCACACGGGATCAGTGTCGTCATGGGACGACGTCGACGACATGATCTCGACGGCCGTCGACAGCTTCGGCACGTTGACCGGTGTTGTCAACAACGCGGGGATCGTGCGCGATGGCATGGTCGCGACCGTGTCGGAATCCGATTGGGACGCGGTGGTCGCCGTGCACCTCAAGGGTACGTTCGCGGTGACCCGGCACGCGTGCGAGTACTGGCGCGCCCAATCGAAGGCCGGCAACCCGATCGACGCGCACATCGTCAACACCGTCTCGGGCGCGGGTTTGTGGGGCAACATCGGTCAGAGCGCATACGGTGCCGCCAAAGCGGCGATCGCCAATCTGACTGTCGTCACGGCGATGGAAGCCCGTCGTTATGGCGTCGCAGTGAACGCAATTTCACCGCTGGCGGTAACCCGGATCAGCGCGGACTTCTTCGGAAGTGACCAGGCTGCCGACCCAGCGTTGGACCCCGCCCGCAGTTCGGCGGTGGTGGCGTGGCTGCAGTCGCGCGAGTCGTCTTGGCTCACGGGCCAGATCTTGCGGGTGAACGGGCACCAGCTCAGCCGGATCGAGGGATTCACTGAAGCATCCGGCAGCTATGCCGCCAAAGATGGTGTGTCACTGGAGTTCTCTGAGATCGGCCAAGCCGTCAGCTGGCTGTACGGCACATCACCGCGGGGGTTGGCCGGTCCACTACCTGCGCGGTAG
- a CDS encoding nuclear transport factor 2 family protein, producing the protein MADRAEVEREFRHYYLTGPVLEDWVGWANLFTDDAPYFDHFYGTFIGPNEIAPYLEGTMGASPMVYTVLKWYVIDGDRVVYECLNRADNPEPGAPPIDFPSFQVVDYAGAGKWSREEDIWLMGEMKDFARRYAEAERDFPQTLEDKLSRDDWGPWVDWARPEPGHRARPSWYGKPDFTPFRGIDDIQFGIRSH; encoded by the coding sequence ATGGCAGATCGTGCAGAGGTCGAGCGGGAGTTTCGTCACTACTATCTCACCGGTCCGGTGCTGGAGGACTGGGTCGGGTGGGCCAACCTGTTCACTGATGATGCCCCGTACTTCGACCACTTCTACGGAACCTTCATCGGCCCCAACGAGATTGCGCCGTACCTCGAAGGCACCATGGGTGCTTCGCCCATGGTGTACACCGTCCTGAAGTGGTATGTCATCGACGGTGATCGAGTGGTGTACGAGTGCCTCAACCGGGCCGATAACCCCGAGCCCGGAGCTCCGCCCATCGATTTTCCCTCCTTTCAGGTCGTCGACTACGCCGGCGCGGGCAAGTGGAGTCGCGAGGAGGACATTTGGCTCATGGGTGAGATGAAGGATTTCGCGCGCCGCTACGCCGAAGCCGAGCGCGACTTCCCGCAGACCCTCGAGGACAAACTCAGCCGCGACGACTGGGGCCCCTGGGTCGACTGGGCCCGCCCCGAGCCCGGCCACCGCGCACGACCATCCTGGTACGGAAAGCCCGATTTCACGCCGTTTCGGGGAATCGACGATATCCAATTCGGGATTCGATCCCACTGA
- a CDS encoding class I adenylate-forming enzyme family protein, with product MRRPVSAGSVAGLLDECAAARPDRPLLRDTDGMTLSVSEVASMSVAATRWLWDAGVRPGTTVAWQLPSHVMAAVVMLALSRMHVTQAPVLHLYRRREVRTALDVADADILLADKSTADNAPGDIPTVVIPDDFLRQLPTVPGPHFEPDGSRTATDPRWVYFTSGTTGRPKGVVHTDATLLTASRGYVAHLGLGDHPQEVGTIAFPIAHVGGMVYLAAALLADFPVLLVPKVSAESLPRLLAEHQVTVTGASTAFYQMLVAAQIDAKTTELLMPSLRMLIGGGAACPPEVHHQVRRHLRIPVVHAYGMTEAPMVCVSECTDTDEQLTNSAGRPIPGSHVRVGPTGEIELRGGNLTAGYVDAEQWGQALTADGWFRTGDRGHLRPDDRIVVTGRTKDLIIRKGENIAPDEIENELLAHPLVDEIAVLGQPDEQRGELVCAVVRRSRQHRDVTLAELCTFLDDRGLMKQKWPERLVIVDEFPLTGLGKVAKSELARQITGVPR from the coding sequence GTGCGGCGGCCTGTCTCAGCAGGCAGTGTCGCCGGTCTACTCGACGAGTGTGCGGCCGCCCGACCGGACCGGCCGCTCCTGCGCGATACCGACGGCATGACACTGTCGGTGTCAGAGGTCGCCTCGATGTCGGTGGCCGCTACCCGCTGGTTGTGGGACGCCGGTGTGCGGCCCGGGACGACAGTGGCCTGGCAGCTGCCGTCGCATGTCATGGCGGCAGTGGTGATGCTGGCGCTGTCCCGCATGCACGTCACCCAGGCGCCCGTCCTTCACCTGTATCGCCGACGTGAAGTTCGCACGGCACTCGATGTTGCGGACGCCGACATCCTGTTGGCCGACAAGTCGACAGCAGATAATGCCCCCGGCGACATCCCTACCGTCGTCATACCAGACGACTTCCTCCGACAGCTGCCGACCGTACCGGGACCACACTTCGAACCGGACGGCTCGCGCACAGCGACGGACCCACGCTGGGTGTACTTCACCTCGGGCACCACCGGTCGCCCCAAAGGCGTCGTGCACACCGACGCCACGCTACTCACCGCTTCCCGTGGGTACGTGGCCCATCTCGGGTTGGGCGATCATCCGCAGGAAGTCGGCACCATCGCCTTTCCCATCGCACACGTAGGTGGAATGGTGTACCTCGCCGCGGCTCTGCTCGCAGACTTCCCGGTGCTGCTCGTCCCGAAAGTCTCTGCCGAGTCCCTGCCCCGCCTGCTCGCCGAGCACCAGGTGACGGTGACCGGCGCCAGCACCGCTTTCTACCAGATGCTGGTGGCAGCCCAAATCGACGCGAAGACAACCGAATTGCTGATGCCGTCGCTGCGCATGCTGATCGGCGGCGGTGCCGCGTGCCCGCCCGAAGTGCACCACCAGGTACGCCGGCATCTGCGCATTCCGGTAGTACACGCGTACGGCATGACCGAGGCGCCGATGGTCTGCGTCAGTGAGTGCACCGACACCGATGAACAACTCACCAACAGCGCGGGGCGGCCAATCCCGGGATCGCACGTCCGGGTCGGGCCGACCGGCGAGATCGAATTGCGTGGCGGCAACCTGACAGCGGGCTACGTAGACGCCGAACAATGGGGGCAGGCGCTGACCGCTGACGGCTGGTTCCGCACCGGAGACCGCGGCCACCTACGTCCGGACGACCGCATCGTGGTCACCGGCCGCACCAAGGATCTGATCATCCGCAAGGGCGAGAACATCGCCCCCGACGAGATAGAGAACGAGCTACTGGCCCATCCGCTCGTCGACGAAATCGCCGTGCTGGGCCAGCCAGACGAACAACGCGGCGAGTTGGTATGCGCGGTAGTGCGGCGGTCCCGGCAACACCGCGACGTCACCCTCGCCGAACTGTGCACATTCCTCGACGACCGCGGGCTCATGAAGCAGAAGTGGCCGGAACGCCTTGTCATCGTCGACGAGTTCCCGCTGACCGGGTTGGGCAAGGTGGCCAAGTCCGAACTGGCCCGACAGATCACAGGAGTACCCCGATGA
- a CDS encoding acetyl-CoA hydrolase/transferase C-terminal domain-containing protein, translating into MLRPGMTLALGDGVGALNCLDDGTSIGTAVSAAAREVGSVRLVLGWLPAAVDGIEVDAFADVVALMPGWGVREVLRSPSAQFLPTRLAAIPALLTDVLRPDVLLTRLVQRDGALQFGTEVSWQRTVIASGASVLGIVDTSAPAADAERTVDVTAVEVLGTVGGGVTRLPERKPEPIHEMLADAVLRFVPEGARLQYGPGQLGTALLQRAQVPLQIDTGLLTDAVVDLDRHGLLVGTPSATYLLGSDVLYDWADGRRILRGIDHTHDLSRLSRGAPLIAVNTAIEIDPYGQINVEGAGEKVFGGIGGHPDYCAAARMSCGGLSIIAVPAKTNGRSPLVERLSRPVSTPAHDVDLIVTESGYVDLRAAGWSQRRTLIAGLFA; encoded by the coding sequence ATGCTGCGTCCCGGGATGACGCTGGCTCTCGGCGACGGGGTCGGTGCGCTGAATTGCCTTGATGACGGCACATCGATCGGCACGGCCGTGAGCGCGGCAGCCCGCGAGGTGGGTTCGGTACGACTCGTGCTGGGCTGGCTGCCCGCCGCGGTGGACGGCATCGAAGTAGACGCGTTCGCCGATGTGGTGGCATTGATGCCGGGCTGGGGTGTGCGCGAGGTGCTACGCAGTCCGTCGGCGCAGTTCCTGCCGACCCGGCTCGCTGCGATACCCGCGCTGTTGACCGATGTGCTGCGCCCCGACGTGTTGCTCACTCGCCTCGTGCAACGCGACGGCGCGCTCCAGTTCGGCACCGAGGTGTCCTGGCAACGCACGGTGATCGCAAGCGGTGCAAGCGTACTCGGTATTGTCGACACGTCCGCCCCCGCCGCCGACGCTGAACGCACCGTCGATGTTACCGCGGTAGAAGTGCTGGGCACGGTCGGCGGCGGCGTGACCCGCCTTCCCGAGCGAAAACCTGAACCGATCCACGAGATGCTCGCCGACGCGGTATTGCGGTTTGTCCCCGAAGGTGCGCGCCTGCAATATGGTCCAGGCCAGTTGGGGACGGCGCTGCTGCAACGGGCGCAGGTACCACTGCAGATCGACACCGGTCTGCTCACCGACGCCGTCGTCGACCTCGACCGGCACGGTCTACTGGTCGGCACCCCGTCGGCGACATACCTGCTCGGCAGTGACGTGCTCTACGACTGGGCCGACGGCCGCCGAATCTTGCGGGGAATCGACCACACCCACGACCTGAGCCGGCTTTCCCGCGGCGCACCGTTGATCGCCGTGAACACCGCCATCGAGATCGACCCGTACGGGCAGATAAACGTGGAAGGTGCGGGTGAGAAGGTGTTCGGCGGGATCGGTGGCCACCCTGACTACTGCGCAGCCGCAAGAATGAGTTGTGGCGGACTGTCGATCATCGCCGTGCCCGCCAAAACCAATGGGCGCTCACCACTTGTCGAACGGCTCAGCCGGCCCGTTTCCACGCCGGCCCACGATGTCGATCTCATTGTCACCGAGTCCGGGTACGTCGACCTGCGCGCGGCGGGCTGGTCGCAGCGCCGCACGCTCATCGCCGGACTCTTCGCCTGA
- a CDS encoding acyl-CoA dehydrogenase family protein, with product MSASADVVEDIDAVRARIREFLDNAPKPTGLRNYGPTPTAGDVEAGQQWHRYLADHGYTCLHWPLEFGGAAASVAYQAVFAEECARAGLPRQLNITGADLVGPVLIKFGSQDQKDRYLDGIRLGDDVWTQLFSEPGAGSDLAGVRTRAARTDNGWRIDGQKVWSSAAASADYGLLLARTGPDKHRGLSMFVVPMGIPGVTVRPLTQMDGESKFNEVFLDGVELSEGALIGEVGQGWAVAMVTLGRERLTLGTQAVAMFQLHEQMVQAARQRGLLDQTLSRSMTRLWARMWLLRFTWQRAIDSGDLTSPAFSVLKLMTSETDRDLGDMATEVLGTDACTDPTGSGDASNLVHHMLVGRAQTILGGTSEIQRNILGERVLGLPKEPPR from the coding sequence GTGTCGGCTTCCGCTGACGTGGTCGAGGACATCGACGCGGTGCGTGCCCGGATCCGCGAGTTCCTCGACAATGCCCCCAAGCCGACGGGCCTGCGGAACTACGGCCCCACTCCGACTGCGGGCGACGTCGAGGCGGGCCAGCAGTGGCACCGCTATCTCGCCGATCACGGCTACACCTGCCTGCACTGGCCGCTCGAATTCGGCGGCGCTGCAGCCTCTGTGGCATACCAGGCCGTCTTCGCCGAAGAATGTGCCCGGGCCGGCCTGCCCCGGCAACTGAACATCACCGGGGCGGATCTGGTCGGCCCAGTGTTGATCAAGTTCGGCAGCCAGGACCAGAAAGACCGCTACCTGGACGGCATCCGGCTCGGCGACGACGTCTGGACGCAGCTGTTCTCCGAACCGGGCGCAGGCTCGGACCTGGCCGGCGTCCGCACCCGAGCCGCGCGGACCGACAACGGCTGGCGGATCGACGGTCAGAAGGTGTGGAGTTCGGCGGCGGCATCGGCCGACTACGGGCTGCTACTCGCCCGCACGGGCCCTGACAAACACCGCGGCCTATCGATGTTCGTTGTGCCGATGGGCATTCCGGGAGTCACGGTTCGCCCGCTCACCCAGATGGACGGTGAAAGCAAGTTCAACGAGGTCTTCCTCGACGGCGTCGAACTGAGCGAAGGCGCACTGATCGGTGAGGTCGGCCAGGGCTGGGCGGTGGCAATGGTCACCCTCGGCCGCGAGCGTCTGACGCTGGGCACGCAGGCCGTGGCAATGTTTCAGCTGCACGAACAGATGGTCCAGGCGGCCCGTCAACGCGGTTTGCTCGACCAAACACTCTCCCGGTCGATGACGCGGTTGTGGGCTCGGATGTGGCTGCTGCGATTCACCTGGCAGCGCGCAATCGACTCCGGCGACCTGACGTCACCGGCCTTCTCGGTGCTCAAGCTGATGACCTCGGAGACTGACCGGGACCTCGGCGACATGGCCACCGAGGTCCTGGGCACCGACGCATGTACCGACCCGACGGGCTCAGGTGACGCCTCGAACCTGGTGCACCACATGCTGGTCGGGCGGGCGCAGACAATCCTCGGCGGCACCAGCGAGATTCAGCGCAACATCCTGGGTGAGCGGGTGCTGGGGCTCCCGAAGGAACCCCCACGGTGA
- a CDS encoding SDR family NAD(P)-dependent oxidoreductase: MGLAGAKVLAADGAAVAVIGRDEVRAKSAIDAVTEAGASAVYSVTADVSQPGVAVDAVTEAVKLLGRLDGIAVTMGTAGMMAIDSSDDAWDAAFRDVLLATTRSVQAAIPHLVKTRGAVVTTSAYSSRAPHEPRLPYASLKAAVATFTRGIARTYGKDGVRANSIAPGAVETDALHAIRGYIAENKGYPYDEALERALVEDFGFDAALARPGQPDEIGALIAFLLSDRCGFVTGQTIYADGGAP, encoded by the coding sequence ATGGGTTTGGCTGGAGCCAAGGTATTGGCGGCCGACGGGGCTGCCGTCGCAGTGATCGGTCGGGATGAAGTGCGGGCCAAATCGGCCATTGACGCTGTCACCGAGGCCGGAGCGTCGGCGGTGTACAGCGTGACGGCCGATGTCAGTCAGCCGGGCGTGGCTGTCGATGCCGTGACCGAGGCGGTGAAACTGTTGGGTCGCCTTGATGGCATCGCGGTCACGATGGGTACCGCGGGAATGATGGCCATCGATTCCTCCGACGACGCATGGGATGCGGCCTTCCGCGATGTGCTGCTCGCGACGACGCGGAGCGTCCAGGCGGCAATACCGCATCTGGTCAAGACGAGAGGGGCGGTCGTCACCACATCCGCGTATTCGTCGCGCGCGCCGCATGAGCCCCGGCTGCCATACGCCAGTCTGAAGGCCGCTGTCGCTACATTCACCCGCGGAATCGCGCGTACCTACGGTAAGGACGGTGTCCGGGCCAACTCCATTGCACCCGGAGCGGTGGAAACCGATGCGTTGCACGCTATTCGCGGATACATCGCGGAGAACAAGGGCTACCCGTACGACGAGGCTCTGGAGCGGGCCCTAGTCGAAGACTTCGGATTCGACGCGGCGCTGGCCCGGCCCGGCCAACCCGATGAGATCGGCGCGCTCATCGCGTTCCTCTTATCGGATCGGTGCGGATTCGTGACCGGCCAGACCATCTATGCAGACGGAGGAGCACCGTAG
- a CDS encoding amidohydrolase family protein: MPLQPWMEMISVDDHLIEHPKVWSDRLPSKYLEAGPKIIEWERPDTGQMCQVWEYEGRIYPYIGLNAVAGKKPEEYGIEPVRYDDMIPGCYDPKARVADMDIDGVQAMTCFPSFPRFAGAVFAEGEDKELAKLCSAAWNDFHLDEWAATAPDRFIPVAMLPFWDIEASVKEIHRVAAKGAKCVTFPDLPDRLGLPSVHSDHWDPLLSALEETGLVLAQHFGSGGFPPPIAPDAPFAVFITLMGTMSMTALTDWLFSNTLYRHPDLKIGLSEGGIGWIPYILERADSVWRKHRFYNNINQDHPPSYLWKKHFHGCFIEDDFGVEMRHAVGVDQITWECDYPHSDSFWPQSRDRAAQALQKVPDDEVHRIVELNAREFYNFPRVS; encoded by the coding sequence GTGCCGCTGCAGCCCTGGATGGAAATGATCTCCGTCGACGATCACCTGATCGAACACCCGAAGGTGTGGAGCGATCGGCTCCCCAGCAAGTACCTGGAAGCCGGGCCGAAAATCATCGAATGGGAGCGTCCGGACACCGGCCAGATGTGTCAGGTCTGGGAGTACGAAGGCCGGATCTACCCCTACATCGGCCTCAACGCCGTCGCGGGCAAGAAGCCCGAGGAGTACGGCATCGAGCCGGTGCGCTACGACGACATGATCCCGGGCTGCTACGACCCCAAAGCGCGGGTGGCCGACATGGACATCGACGGCGTGCAGGCGATGACCTGCTTCCCGTCGTTCCCACGGTTCGCCGGCGCGGTGTTCGCCGAGGGTGAGGACAAGGAACTGGCCAAGTTGTGTTCGGCCGCGTGGAACGACTTTCACCTCGACGAGTGGGCAGCCACCGCGCCGGACCGCTTCATCCCGGTTGCGATGCTGCCGTTCTGGGACATCGAGGCCAGCGTGAAGGAAATCCACCGTGTCGCGGCCAAGGGCGCCAAGTGCGTGACGTTCCCCGACCTCCCCGACAGGCTCGGACTGCCGTCGGTGCACTCCGACCACTGGGATCCGCTGCTGTCAGCGCTGGAGGAAACCGGCCTGGTGCTGGCCCAGCACTTCGGGTCGGGTGGCTTCCCACCGCCGATTGCTCCCGATGCCCCGTTCGCGGTATTCATCACCCTGATGGGCACCATGTCGATGACTGCGCTGACCGACTGGCTATTCTCCAACACCCTCTACCGCCATCCCGACCTCAAGATCGGGCTGTCCGAAGGAGGAATTGGCTGGATTCCCTACATCCTGGAGCGCGCCGACAGCGTGTGGCGCAAGCACCGGTTCTACAACAACATCAACCAGGACCACCCGCCGTCATACCTGTGGAAGAAACACTTCCATGGCTGCTTCATCGAGGACGATTTCGGCGTGGAGATGCGCCACGCGGTAGGCGTCGACCAGATCACCTGGGAGTGCGACTACCCGCATTCGGATTCTTTCTGGCCACAAAGCCGCGATCGCGCAGCGCAAGCTCTGCAGAAGGTTCCCGACGACGAGGTGCATCGCATCGTGGAGTTGAATGCCCGCGAGTTCTACAACTTCCCGCGGGTGTCGTGA
- a CDS encoding CaiB/BaiF CoA transferase family protein, whose amino-acid sequence MTDILNGIRVVELAAWTFVPAAGAVLADWGADVIKVEHPETGDPQRGLISSGIVTGAGGVNHFVEQPNRGKRSIGLDTSTPEGLELLMKLIETADVFVTNLLPDSRQRMGIDVDQVRARNPKIIYARGHGYGIRGDLASQGGFDLAAYWARGGIADAYSDGTGSYPPIQRPAFGDSYGGLAIAGGIAAALLKRERTGEPSVVDVSLLNAAIWQLGPDIVGAGVTGQDIPKFNLDEMPNPVASIYKTRDDRFIAFVLLQSDRFWSDFCTRLGRVDLIADERFANAAARFGNRVECIAELRRSFESEDLAHWEKAFAGFDGVWDVMHTAHEVHSDPQAIANGYLPRTTDAQGNEFALAASPVQFDEVPLNLTCAPGHGEHTDSLLAELGFDEDEIIDFKINSVVL is encoded by the coding sequence ATGACAGACATTCTCAACGGAATCCGTGTCGTCGAGTTGGCGGCATGGACGTTCGTCCCGGCCGCCGGCGCGGTACTAGCCGACTGGGGGGCCGACGTCATCAAGGTCGAGCATCCTGAGACCGGAGACCCGCAGCGCGGCTTGATCAGCTCCGGAATCGTCACCGGCGCTGGGGGCGTGAACCACTTCGTCGAACAGCCCAATCGCGGTAAGCGCAGCATCGGCCTGGACACCTCGACCCCCGAGGGTCTGGAGCTGTTGATGAAGCTGATCGAGACTGCCGATGTATTCGTCACGAATCTGCTGCCGGATTCGCGGCAGCGCATGGGCATTGACGTCGACCAGGTCCGGGCGCGCAACCCCAAGATCATCTACGCCCGCGGGCACGGTTACGGCATCCGTGGTGACCTGGCCTCGCAGGGCGGCTTTGATCTCGCGGCGTACTGGGCGCGTGGTGGCATCGCCGATGCCTACTCCGACGGTACCGGCTCATACCCACCGATCCAGCGGCCGGCTTTCGGGGATTCCTATGGTGGGTTGGCGATTGCCGGCGGTATTGCCGCGGCACTGCTGAAACGTGAGCGCACCGGTGAACCGTCGGTGGTCGACGTGTCGCTGCTCAATGCCGCGATCTGGCAGCTCGGACCGGACATCGTCGGGGCGGGCGTCACCGGTCAGGACATCCCAAAGTTCAACCTGGACGAGATGCCCAACCCGGTGGCCAGTATCTACAAGACCCGCGATGACAGGTTCATCGCCTTCGTGCTGCTGCAGTCGGACCGCTTCTGGTCCGACTTCTGCACTCGGCTCGGCAGGGTCGACCTGATAGCCGATGAGCGGTTCGCCAACGCGGCCGCGCGCTTCGGAAACCGGGTCGAGTGCATCGCGGAGTTGCGACGCAGCTTCGAATCCGAGGACCTGGCCCACTGGGAGAAGGCTTTTGCGGGTTTCGACGGTGTCTGGGATGTCATGCACACCGCTCACGAGGTGCACAGCGATCCGCAGGCCATCGCCAACGGGTATCTGCCACGCACCACCGACGCGCAGGGCAACGAGTTCGCGTTGGCCGCCAGCCCGGTGCAGTTCGACGAGGTACCACTGAATCTGACCTGTGCACCCGGACACGGGGAGCACACCGATTCATTGCTGGCCGAACTCGGGTTCGACGAGGACGAGATCATCGACTTCAAGATCAACTCGGTGGTCCTTTAG
- a CDS encoding acyl-CoA dehydrogenase family protein, with protein sequence MTALADDERHELAQSVRAACERMGSEERMRDIAYGDVGADGRAGFDAALWDALCNQVGVAAIALPEHLGGAGYGASALGVVAHELGRALAPVPFVSSAVLATGLLLELTEHDLDSDKRLAGLAEGRRVAAAALTGDGGLWSRDAVTLNATHISGQWHVDGTARHVLSAGIADDLVVVANAEDGEPAVFLVESADEGVASQAEQVLDGTRPMATVTLSAVRATRLSGAGPIDDLIQRNVNVALAVLSAEQVGACERVLEIATDYARTREQFGRPIGSFQAVKHKCADMLVDLEWARSASQAALQAIDATDGAADESDWRASMAKAVSSEALRDAAHANVQIRGGIGFTWEDSAHLYLRRARTDEVLFGSPAQHWDRLAALTKLV encoded by the coding sequence ATGACCGCGTTGGCAGACGACGAACGTCACGAGCTCGCGCAGTCGGTACGTGCCGCCTGCGAACGGATGGGCTCAGAGGAGCGAATGCGCGACATCGCCTACGGCGACGTCGGTGCGGACGGCCGTGCCGGTTTCGATGCTGCACTGTGGGACGCGTTGTGCAATCAGGTCGGGGTGGCCGCCATCGCTCTGCCAGAACATCTGGGGGGTGCCGGCTACGGCGCGTCCGCACTCGGCGTGGTCGCCCACGAACTGGGCCGCGCGCTCGCGCCGGTGCCGTTCGTCAGTTCAGCCGTATTGGCGACCGGTCTGCTACTCGAACTGACAGAGCACGATCTCGACTCCGACAAGCGGCTCGCCGGACTCGCCGAGGGCCGGCGGGTCGCTGCGGCCGCGCTTACCGGCGACGGCGGACTGTGGAGCCGAGATGCGGTGACGCTCAACGCAACTCACATAAGCGGACAATGGCACGTTGACGGCACTGCGCGGCACGTACTGAGTGCCGGCATCGCCGACGATCTCGTCGTGGTTGCCAACGCCGAAGACGGTGAGCCCGCGGTGTTTCTCGTCGAATCGGCCGACGAAGGCGTCGCCAGCCAGGCCGAACAAGTGCTCGACGGCACCAGACCGATGGCGACCGTCACGCTCAGCGCGGTGCGCGCGACGCGACTCTCCGGTGCCGGACCGATCGACGACCTCATCCAACGTAATGTCAACGTGGCGCTTGCGGTGCTCTCGGCCGAACAGGTCGGCGCATGCGAACGGGTCCTCGAAATCGCCACCGACTACGCGAGAACCCGCGAGCAGTTCGGCCGCCCCATCGGCAGCTTCCAAGCGGTCAAACACAAATGCGCGGACATGCTGGTCGATCTGGAGTGGGCACGGTCGGCATCACAGGCTGCGCTGCAGGCTATCGATGCCACAGACGGTGCTGCAGACGAATCCGACTGGCGCGCAAGCATGGCCAAGGCGGTGTCCTCGGAAGCGCTCCGCGATGCAGCGCACGCCAACGTGCAGATCCGCGGCGGGATCGGCTTCACGTGGGAAGACTCCGCACATCTCTACCTGCGGCGAGCCCGCACCGATGAGGTGCTGTTCGGCTCACCCGCCCAACACTGGGACCGGTTGGCCGCATTGACCAAATTGGTCTGA